ACGGTCGGCGAGGCAGTCCAGGAGTTTCTTCACGTTGGCGTCATCGATATGGCGGTCGATAATCACGCATTCCATGGCGTTGCACACGCCGGTGCGCTGCGTCTTGGCGTTAATCAGAATGTTCACCGCCTTGTCCATGTCGGCGGACTTATCGATGTACACGTGGCAGATGCCGTTGAAGTGCTTGATCACAGGAATCTTGCTCTGTTCCACGACGGCGCGGATCAGGCGTTCGCCACCGCGGGGGATCACCAGGTCGATGCAGTCGCTACGCTGCAACAGCATGCCCACCAGGTCGTGGCTGGTTTCGGTCACCAGCTGCACGGCGTCTTCGTCAATGCCGTTTTCGGCAAGGGCCTTGTGGAAAATCCCGGCGAGGCACTTGGCGGAATTCAGGGATTCCTTGCCGCCGCGCAAAATCACGGCGTTTCCCGCCTTGAAGCAGAGGCATGCGCCGTCAATCGTCACATTCGGGCGGCTTTCAAAAATAAAGAACACGGAGCCGATAGGCACGGCCACGCGGCTAATCTTGATGCCGTTCTTCAGTTCGCGGCTTTCCAGCACCCGGTTCAGCGGGTCGGTAAAGGCGGCAATTTCTTCGGCGCCCTTGGCCATGGCCTCAATGCGGGTGTCGTTCAATGTCAAACGGTCCATCTTGGCGTCGTCGAGCTTGCCGGCGGCAGCTTCCAGGTCAAGTTTGTTCGCGGCCAGGATTTCCGGCTTGTGTTCCCGGAGCAACTTTGCCACCAGGTTCAGCACGGCACTCCGTTTTTCGCCAGAGAGGGTGCGCAGGTTCTTGCTTGCTTTTTTGGCGTTTTTCGCCAAAAGGTCGGAATATTCGTCCAAGTTGGAATAATTTTTAGTCATGTTTTTAATATAGAAACTTGCTTTTTCACAAAAAGAAGTGTATTTTCAAAATACAGGTTTGTTTTTACCCTCGACATTGAGTGGTAGTCTAGGGTATCGGACTTGGGTGTAAGAGCCCGGCGTTCAACGTCGGGTTTCTTTTTTTATATCTTTATACCGTAAAATAAAGAACGGTAAGTAATGAACATTTACAGTTGGAACGTCAACGGAATCCGTTCCGCCCTCAAGAAAGGGCTGGAAAACTGGTTCCACGAGACCAATCCCGATATCCTGTGCCTCCAGGAAGTCCGCGCCGAGACAGACCAGATTCCGGAATCCATGGCCAAGCCCGAAGGCTACTTTGCCTACTGGAACCCCTGCCAGCGCAAAAAGGGCTACAGCGGGGTAGGCGTGCTTACAAAGATCGAGCCCGATGCGGTGAACTACGGTTTCGATATTGAAGAGTTTGACGTCGAAGGCCGCGTGCTGCAGCTGGTGTTCCCGGACTGGGTGCTCAACAGCATCTACTTCCCTAATGGCGGCTCCGGCGACGACCGTCTGGACTACAAGCTCCGCTTTTACGACGCCTTTTTGGAAAATTCGGAGCGCTGGATTGCCGACGGCAAGCATGTGCTTACAGTAGGCGACTACAACACCTGCCATAAGGAAATAGACATTGCCCGCCCCAAGGAAAACGAGAACGTGAGCGGCTTCTTGCCTGTGGAACGGGCCTGGATGGACAAGTACGTGGAACACGGCTTTGTGGATTCCTTCCGCAATCTGCATCCGGACACACGGGACGTTTACTCCTGGTGGTCCAACCGTTTCGGCGCCCGGGGCAGGAACGTGGGTTGGCGTCTGGACTATGCCTTTGTAGATGAGGCCCTGATGCCCAACGTGGTCCGCTCCGAAATCCACACAACGGTTATGGGTTCGGACCATTGCCCCATCAGCATCGAGCTGGAGCCGCCCTTCGCTCCGCTGCCCATAAAGTCCGCATCTGCCGAAGCAGAAGTCCAGTAGAAAAAAGTCGCCCTTTCGAGCGACTTTTCTTTTAACTTGTTTGCGACAATTACGAGTGCAGGTATTCCACGATGGCGTCGTGGATGGTGGTGAACACTTCCCGCAGTTCCTCTTCGTCTTCTTCCAGGAGCGTCACGCGGAAGCCCTTCAGGTCGGTGCAGAAGCTGGTGCTGGGCACCACGCAGATGCCCTTCGCGCCTAGCAGGTAGTAAACGAAGCGGTAGTCCAGGTTCGTGGTCTTGCTGCACCATTCTTCCACCTTCTTCTTGATAATCGGGTTGTCGATTTTCAGCGTCTGGTGGCTGTTCAGCGTGCCTTCGCGGAAGATGATGGTGTTGTAGAACGCACCGTAGGTTGGGTTGAAGTACAGTTCCGGAATGTCTGAAAGTATTTCGTTGATGATGGCGCTACGGCGGCCAATCTTCTCGTTCAGCGCGGTGCGGTGCTCGATAAAGCGCGGATCGCCCAGCACGCGGGGAATGGTCATCTGCGGGAGCGTGGTGGAGCAGACTTCCACCATCTTGGCGTTGTCGATGGCGCGGCAGAAGGCGTCGAACTGTTCGTCCTTGTCGCGGTTGTAGTATTCGGCCCAGCCGCAACGAGCGCCCGGCCAGGGGTATTCCTTGGAGATTCCCTTCAGCGCGATGCCCGGAACGTCGCCGATGTATTCGGCCAGGGCGTAGGCGTGGGCGCCATTGTAGGTAATCTTGTTGTAGATTTCGTCGCAGATGATGAACAGGTTGTAGCGCTTCGCGATATCCACGATTTTCTTGAGGATATCCAACGGATAGACCATGCCCGTCGGGTTGTCCGGGTTCAGCACCAGGATGCCCGCGATGCTCGGGTTGTACTTCACCTTGTTCTCGAGCTCTTCCAGGTCCGGATACCAGTGGTTTTCGGGCTGGAGGCTGTAGGTGATGGGGGCCGTGTGGGCGTGTGCCGCTTCGGCGGAACTGTGGGTGCTGTAGGCCGGGGCAGGTCCGATAATGCGGGTGTTCATGGAGAGCAGGCCGTAGATGGTGGCGATGGCGTCACCCAGGCCGTTGAAGAACAGGATGTCGTCCACGCTAATCTGCGCGACGCCCAGCTTGTTGTTCTCCTTCACCAGGAATTCGCGGGTTTCCAGCATGCCCTTGGAGGGGCAGTAGCCGTAACTGCGGTTGGTCTTGACCAGGTCCACCACGATATCCTTGATCCAGTCGGGCAGCTGGCATTTCTTTTCGATAGGGTCTCCGATGTTTTCCCAGTGGATGGGGAGACCCAGGGCCTTGAGCTGGTTTGCCTTCTTCACGATCTCGCGGATTTCGTAAGAAAGTTCCTTGGCACCTTCGCTCAAAAGTCTTCTGCGCATTTTATGCTCCTATATAGGTATCGTAAATTCTCAAATTTTACTGCGTAATTATAGAATAATAAAACAGTGAAATTTCTTTAAGTTAATGGTTTGGGGTATGAAAAAAGCAGCCTTTTACGGGGCTGCCCTTGAAACTTGCTATCTGGATTTTGGCGTTATGCCTTACAGACCTTGGTTTCTCTGGACAGCCCCACAATAGCTCGGGCTGCTGCCGGGCTTGCTGCCATTGCCGCTGCTGCGATGTTCTGTCCAAAGAATTTATTCATGTGCAAAAATATAGTTCCAGGTGCAGAAGTTGTCAAGAGGGGGAGGTCTCCCCCTGATTGCAGCCTTGCCTCGTTGAGTCACATCCCTGCGTGCCATTCTTGCCATCCCCGCGCATCCTTCGTTGTCATCCCCGCGCATCCTTCGTTGTCATCCCCGCGCATCCTTCGTTGTCATCCCCGCGAAGGCGGGGATCTCCCTTCATCTACCCACTCGGCAAGTCTTCCATCACCCCCACGCCTAGGGGCGTAGCCCCTAAAACCCCTGTTTTAATATCACGTTTTGAAGTGTTTATATCGTTAATTTATAAAAAGAAGATAATTTGAAAAAATTGCTCTAGGTTGGAATAATCGCTTCCATTTTTGTATATTACCTCCCGAAAAGCCGTATTGCTATATCCCATAGCAACCGGAATGGTTGCGGGCTATGGAAATACGGCTTTTGTGCTTTTAGCACAAAGTCCAGCGGCTCGGAAGTGTTGATGCAAGCATCAACGTTTCACTCGCCTTGGGGGCTTTTTTTTGTTTTGAAATGGAGGAAAAATGACCAAAAAGGCCGAAAAGACGGAGATTGTGACGACAAATCCTCTCGTGGAATCGGGAGTGGAAAAGATGATTCAGGTTATTCGGGGCAAGCAGGTGCTGCTTGACCGCGACCTGGCGATGCTTTATGGCGTGGAAACGAAACGTATCAACGAGCAGGTAAAACGTAATATCGAACGGTTTCCCGAGGAATTTTGCTTTCGGTTAGACCGAGATGAAATTGAATTCGTGAAGTCGCAACTTGCGACTTCACGGAAAGAAGGGTTCTTTTCGGGACAAAAAGGCGGAGGTCGTAAAAATCCCTATGCCTTCACCGAACAGGGGGTAGCGATGTTATCTACCGTTTTACACAGTGAAAAAGCGATAAAGGTTAGCATCGACATAATGAAAGTTTTCGTCGCAATGCGGCATTATATGCTTGCGAATGGTGGGCTGGTTAATCGGCTTTCTAATGTGGAGTCCAAAATTTTGGACCATGATCGCAAAAACATCGAATATGATCGCAAATTTGACGAGGTTTTCGAAGCGATGGACCGGGGAGAACTCAAGTCCAAGGGGTTGTTTTACAATAATCAGGAGTTTGACGCCTATGTGTTCGTTTGTGACCTGATTCGCAGCGCAAAAAAGAGGATTGTTCTTGTTGACCGCTATGTAACCGAAAAGACGTTAACCATGATGCTCAAGCGGGAGAAAGGTGTTTCCGTTACCATTTACACCTACGACAAAAGTAAGGTTTTAGAGATGGATTTGGCAACCTACAACGAGCAGTATCCCGACAGTCCAATGCGGGTCCTGCCAAGTTATGGTATGCACGACAGATTTTTGTTCATTGACGAGGTTGCTTATCATTTTGGGGCGTCGTTGAAAGATTTGGGCAAGAACACATTTTTCTTTACACAAGAAGATTTTACACTAGAGGAAGTGCTGAAGGAGTCGCAGAAGATTCAGGACGCATTATCATCTCCGCCGACCTCTAAAACCTAGTGCTTTTTTCTATCTTGAATCACATGACCCACGGAACATTATATGACCCGATTCGCCAAAAGGATGTGCCCGACACCCCCGAGGAGCGGGTGCGTCAGGCGACGGTGCAGTTCTTGCTGAATGAGGTGAAGGTCCCTGCCCACCTGATTACGGTGGAGTTCGGCCTGAGTTCCGTGGACCCCAAGACGGATGACCGGGTGGACATCGTGGTGCACGATTTCCGCAACGGGAACGACCAGGCGAAACCCTGGCTTTTGGTGGAATGCAAGGCTCCCGGCGAATACACCTGGGAGGCTTTGCAGGTTCAGCTGAACAAGTACCTGCAGGTGCTCACGCCCAGGTTCGTGATGCTTTCGTTGGGGGATTGTGAGCGTTTTTTTGAAATGGACGCCGCCACCAAGAGATTTGTTAAGATTGAACGGCTTCCTGAATTCCGTTAGGCGGGTATTCGAAGGAGCGGCGTTCCGCAATCCACTTGCGCACGGCTTCGACCGCACGGGCGCCCAGAATCTCTTTCTTGTTCTTTTTTTTGAGGCCCTCGTGGTGGGGGAGCAGCCCGAAGTTGAAGTTCATTGGCTGAAAATTTTCGTTTTCCTCTACCAAGCGGTTCATCAAGGACCCGATGCAGCTCTCGTCGGGGAGCGGGTCGGCATGCCCGTGCAAAATGGTCTGGGCCATGTTCCAGGCGGCATACCATCCGGTAGCCACCGCCTCGGTGTAGCCTTCGCTTCCGGTAATCTGCCCGGCGAACCAGGTGGGCGGAATGTCCTTGGCGCAGGGCAGTTCAGGCCGCAATCTCAAAGTGGCATCCAAGAACTTGGGCGATTCAATGAAGGTGTTCCGGTGCATGCAACCTAGGCGGGCAAATTTCGCATTGCGCAAGGCCGGCACCATGGTGAAGATTTCTTTTTGCGTGCCCCACTTGAGGCGGGTCTGGAAACCCACCATGTTAAAGAGGGTCTTTTGCTTGTTTTCGGCTCGGAGCTGTATTACCGCGTACCACAAATGCCCATTGTTGCCGAGTCCGAGTCCGATGGGGCGCATGGGTCCGTGACGGAGGGTCTCATAGCCGCGGCGGGCCATTTCTTCGACAGGCAGGCAGCCCTCGAACAGTTCGTTCTTTTCGAAGGGGCGGGGCTCCACGGCTTCGGCCTCGCACAGTTTACGGACAAACTCCGTATAGGTTTCCTTGTCCAGGGGGCAGTTGATAAAGTCTGCCGTCTCGCCCTTTTCCCAGCGGTTCATGTAGAAGGCGTGGTCGAAGTCGATGCTGTCGGTCTCTACCACAGGGGCTATAGCGTCGAAGAAATGGAGGCGCTCGCTTCCCAGCCGCTTGAAGATATCGTCGGCGAGCGCGTCGCTGGCCAGCGGCCCCGCCGCGACTAAGGTCGGGCAGTCGCCTTCGAGGCTGGTTACTTCTTCTCGGTGGAGCGTGATGTTTGGAGATTCTGCAATTTTCTTTTCCACCGATTCGCTGAAAATGTCCCGGTTCACGGTGAGGGAATCGCCAGCGGGAACGGCGGCTTCGCGGGCGGAGTCCAAAAGGAAACTCCCCAGCATGGTGAGTTCCTGCTTTAAAAGTCCGTGTGCCGATGTGACGCCCAGCGCCTTGAAACTGTTGGAGCAGACGAGTTGTGCCAGGTGGCCGTCCTTGTGGGCGGGAGTCTGCTTGACCGGACGCATTTCGTACAGGTCCACCTTGAAACCGCGGCTCGCCAGTTGCAAAGCCGCCTCGCAACCTGCGAGACCGCCACCTATGACTCTTACTCGTTGCTGTTCGCTCATTTCATTCGCTTTGTGGTTTAAGGTACGGGGTTTTAGGGGTGTCCCCTAGGAGAAGGGGTAGCGCCCTTCGGCAGGCTCAGGGACCTGAGACGGTCGAAGGAAGCGAGGGGAAGGCTTTCCCCTTTTTGCCAGTTAGTGCTAGTCGGTTCCCTTGGACTGGATCCTTTATGCTTCGCATTCAGGATGACACACTTGCGTTTTACTCATCGGTCAATTCCGAATTTCGAAATCTGAATTCCGAATTAATTCGTCACCACTTTCCGGTAGCTCTTGGCGTTTCCGATCCAGAGTTTCACCAGGAGTTCTTCCAGGGAGGCAGTGGAGACGCATTCGGGGTCGGCGTCCTGGATTTCGTCGGAAATCAGGTTTGCCTGGGTCAGGTTCAGCATGCCGTAGTACATGGCTTCCATGAGCTGGGAGGCGAACTTCGGGGAAATCCGCGCCACTGCGTCCATGTCGTTCAGGGGCGGCAGTTGGGTCTTGTCGGGGCTGAACTGGTCCAGGTTGTCCATGGTCCACATGTCGGCGGCCTTGCCCATGTCGTCGCTGGGGGCGATTTTCAGGAGCTTTTCCTTGTAGGCGTTCCATTCCACGTTGGTGGTCTTTCCCGCCTTGCGCACGGACTTCAAGAAGGACAGGACGGCGTAGTAGAGGTCCTTTTCTCTCTGGTTCATTTCTTTCTGCGAAGCGGGAATCATGGCAAGCCCCTCGGGATTAGTGGCGGAAGTGCCTCATGCCGGTGAACACCATGGCCACCCCAAGCTTGTCGCAAGCTTCGATGGAGAGGTTGTCCTTCTTGGAACCGCCCGGTTGCACGATGTACTGGACGCCAGCCTTGGCAGCGGCTTCCACGTTGTCCGGGAACGGGAAGAAGGCGTCGGAGCCCATGACGACTTCGCTGAACACCTTCTTTTCGAGAGCCTTGAGACCGGCCTTGTCGATGCACTTGCCCTTTTCGTTGAAGAACTTCTTGGCGGCTTTCATGCGGGCGACGTTGTCACGTACGCGTGGCTGGCAGAGGCGGAGGTTACTATCGATGCGGTTCGGCTGGCCGGGGCCAAGGCCGATGACCTGGAAGTAGCCGCGGGCGTATTCGTAACCCATGACGATGGCGTTAGACTTGGTGTGCTTGGTCACGATCCAGGTGAAGCGGGCGAGGGCTTCCTTGTTCTTTGCGAACTTCTTCTTGGTGACGCATTCGAACTTTTCGTAAACGTCCACGTCGCGGTCCTGAACCAGCATGCCACCGATCACGTGCTTGTAGACCTTGCAGCGGGTCGCCTTCTTGATCTTGCCCACTTCAAGGAGACGAATGTCCTTGGACTTGTTCTTCAAAAATTCCAGAGCGTCCTTGTCGAATGCCGGGGCGAGCAGAATTTCGACGAACTTGCCCTTCAGGAATTCGGCGGTTTTCAGGTCCACCTTCTTGGTTACGGCAATCACGGAACCGAAGGCCGACACCGGGTCGCCTTCCCAGGCGGCTTCCATGGCGTTGCGCAGTGTCTTGCCGGTAGCAAGGCCACAGGGATTCATGTGCTTTACGATAACAACGGCATTTTCGTCTGCGAATTCGCGGGCCATTTCCAGGGCGGCGTCGGCATCCACGATGTTGTTGTAAGAAAGTTCCTTACCCCAGAGCTGCTTTGCGGTGGCGAGGCTTGCTTCGGTGCAGGTCGGGTCGCGGTAGAAGACGGCGGACTGGTGGGAGTTTTCACCGTAGCGCATGGGCTTCGGGTCAACGAATTTCAAAACGAGTTCTTCGGACATGTTTTTTCCTTTGTGATTTACATAGGATAATATAGGAAATTAGAAGAAAGGAGATGCCCGCTCGGAGGCGGGCATGACAAGAATAATACTGGCGTGACAAGAATTAACGCGGCTCGATTTAATACATCGTTGCCGGAGGGTTGTTGTCGTCGAGACCCGGCAGATTCGGGTTGGGCGCGATGTTGTCCAGCGGGTCTTCGGGTTCTACAATCAGGTTGTAATAGACGTTGTTCTTCAGTTCGTCTTCGATGTAGAAAAGGGTGCCGCCCATGGCAGAGCCGCAACCGGCGCAGGCTCCCTGGTAGCGGATTTTCAGGCGGTTGTCGTCGGTCAGGTCCAGCACTTCCAGGTCGCCACCGTCGCCTTGCAGCATCCCGCGCACGGACTGGTGGAGCCAGGCTTCGATTTTTTCGATTTTCTGCGGCTTGGTGAGGGCGTTCCATTCGGCGTCGGCTTCGGCACGGCCCTCGGCGGTCTGGGTGCGGTACTTGATGCGCTCCATCTTCTCGCGGACCAAAATAGCGGTGGCCTTCTTTTCGGGATAGGCTTCCAGAATCCGCTGTATAAGCGTGTTCATTTGTTTGAGCTCAGGTGCGGAGGCATCGAAAGCCGGCACGTCGGGTGTGTCCCGCAGTTCCTGTTCCAGGCTTTCGGCGGTGATAGCGCAGGCTTCTTCCACCGTGACCATCTGGATTTTCTTGCAGAAGGTGTCGGCAAGTGCGGTAAAGATTGGCCCGCCGTAGGTGAAGAACCGGGTCTCCAGAATCTTGTCGCATTCCGGGTCTATCATCAGGTAGACCTTCAGGCTCGCTTCCTTCACATCTACAAGGGCAAGGCCCTTTTCGTCGGCTTCAATCTGGAAAATCGCGCCCCTGTACTTGGGGGCCTTTGCAATCTCCTGCACCTTCTTGGAAAAATTCGCACACAGTTCTTCGCTCATAGTGCACCAAATATAGAATATTTGGCCAGTATGCACTTGAATGGTGATTTATTTGGCTTGTTTAGTAAACGAAAGTTAACATACGGATGTTTAATAATGGAGGCGAATAATATATATTTGAATTATAAGAACAAACGAACGGGGCCTTTATGAAAAAATTTCTCTTTCTTGCCGTGCTGGTTTCGGCCTTTTTTACCGCCTGCGGTAGCGACAGTGGCAGCAAGGGTTCTGACCCTGAAGATGGCGTTGAGCGGGATTCCACCGACCAGGGTGGCGACAAGAAGCCCCTGCCCGACATTCCGGCCCTGGCCATGGACTCGGTGGACACCGAAGATGACCTGCCCGCCTGCGTCTCTTCCAATGATGGGGATTCCGCCTACGTGAAGAGTGTCTACTCCATATATCGCTGCGACGACGGGCTCTGGGAACCCGATGGGTTTGTGCTTCAGAGGGTAAAGTCCAAAGATAAATTGCCCGAATGTACCAAGGACCGCATTTCGATGCTTGTGGTTACAACCGACAGTTCAATGGTTTATCGCTGCGGAAGGGAATCGTGGACTGTTCTTGGCAAGATGGTTGTCTCGGAGACGGACTTGCCCAACTGCACGGCCAACAGGGACGGGGAGATGGCATACGTCCAGGAATCCGGCAAGGTCATGGTGTGCGATGGCAGATGGACGGAACAGGAGTTCGATGACGCGGTATATTGCGGAACTCGGTCCTATGACCCGGCCGAGAAGTTCTGTATAGCGGAAAAACTTTATGCCCTTTGTGGCGGCAAGGACTTCGACCCTGCCAAGCAGTTCTGCTTCGAAGATACCCTCTACGCCCTTTGCGGTGGCGAAGACTACCGCCCCACCAGGCGTTTCTGCGTCAGGGATACCCTTTACGACATGTGCGGAGGCAAGACCTTTGACCCTGCTAAGAAGTTCTGCATCGACGATAAACTCCATGACCTGTGCGGCGGCAAGAGTTTCGATGTGGACAGGGAACGTTGTGAGGGCGGAAAAGTCCAAGGAACCTGTGGCACGGAAGCGTATGACGCAAGTGAAAAGTTCTGTGTTTCAGGAGAACTTTACGACCTGTGCGGCGGCAAAAAATACGACACTGCGACTGAATTCTGTTCTGGCGACGAAGTCTACAATTTTTGCGGCGGAGCAAGTTACGATGTGACAGCGAAATTCTGCTCCGGTGGTCAGACTTACGACCTGTGCGGCGGAGCAAGTTACGATGTGACGGCGAAATTCTGCTCCGGTGGCCAGACTTACGACCTGTGTGGCGGAGAAGAATATGATGTGACGGCAAAATTCTGTTCTGGCGGTAAAACCTATGATTTGTGTGGCGGCTCCGGGTATGATGTGGAAGAGGAACACTGTGTAAACGGAGAACCAAAGAGTTGTAATGCCTTGACATACGACAAATCCACCCATTTCTGCGATGCAAGGGATCTACAAATCTATAGGTTCGTTACCATCGGCACCCAGACATGGATGGCCTATAACCTGAACTATTCGGATAGCGCGAATTATCCCAGTATGCTGGAACGGAATTGGTGCTACAAAAACAGTCTGGACAGTTGTGTCAAATATGGTCGCCTTTACACCTGGGCCGCGGCAATAGACTCGATGAAACTCGCAAATGATGCCACGAATCCGTTGACCTGCGGCTACGGCGTGGAGTGTGGCCTCTCCGGCAAAGTTCAGGGCATTTGCCCCAAGGGCTGGCACCTGCCGAGCCGAACGGAATGGGAAGCCCTGTTCACGGCCGTGGGTGGCTTCTCAACAGCAGGTCCAAAGCTCAAGTCCCTGACAGGCTGGAATAGTGGCGGCAACGGCACGGACGCCTTCGGGTTTTCGGCGTTGCCTGCTGGCGGCAGGTACGACTATGGCAACTTCCGCTACGGTGGCAACTACGCGAGCTTCTGGAGTTCTACGGAGGGCAATAGCAACAGCGCGTACTGCATGTACCTGTTCTACGACTACGACCTTGGGGGCCTGGGCAACTACAGCAAGGACTACGGGTATTCAGTTCGTTGTCTCCGGGACTAACATGGCGCAAGCCGAAGGCTAGCGCCAGGGCCTAGGCCGCCTGCGGCCACGGCCATGATAATTTCGTGCAAACTTGGTTGTCACGGCATTTCGCCTTATGGGGGTTTTAGGGGCGGGGCCCCTAGGCGAGGGGGTAGCGGAGACGGCAAGGAGATCCCCGCCTTCGCGGGGATGACAAAAAAAGAGGTGGGGATGACGAGCCGTTGTAGCGAGGGGGAGGCTTCCCCCTTCTAATCGCTACTGCGTAGCCGTCACTTCACGTCCACCGTCACCTTGTACATGGGCTTGCCGCGGTAACTGTTCAGGCCCTTGGCGGTCTGGACTTTCAAGTTCTTGGCGGTGACGCCCTTCTGCTGCTTGAGCACGTTCAGCAGTTCCTGGTTGCGCTTTTCGGCCAGGTTTGCCAGGTCTTGTTGCATGGCCTTGCTGTCGAATTCGGCGTCGTGTTCCTTGGCGTAGGCTTTGAAACCGGCATCGCTGTCCTTGATGGCGAGGGCGGCCTTTTCGTCAATCTCGTTGAGGCTAGCCTTGCCTTCTTTTTGCTTGTAGTATTCGGTCTTGAGCTTGTGGGCCTTGTGTTCTTTTGAAATCTTGGCGGGGTTGTAGTACTGGGTGTAGGTGAGGGTCAGGTTCTTGTCTTTGGCCAGAGCCTCGGTCATCTTGGAAGCCTTGGCGAACTGTTCGCTGGTAAATGTTCCGCTAGAAACGTCGATCAGGATTTCGTCGTCTTTGCCCAGGTTCAGGCCCACGGCAGAGGCTCCCGTGTTGGCCACGTTGCCTACAATCTTGATGGGGGAGAGGGCTACCTTAATGAGCAACTTTGTCACCGTGTCCCACACGATTTTCAGGTACGAGAATTCCGGGTCCTTCACGTTGCCCTTCACGGGAACGTCGAACTGGATCTTGTCATCCTTGTCCTTGAGCACATAGAGGCCGACTTTCATGGGCACGGGGTATTCCGGGTCAACGCTGTCGTCTTTGTCGCCCACGTCAATGTTATAGATGTCAATGGTGTTCTTGCTATCGACATTAAAGTTATTCATCTTGTTGTCGCTGGCAAAGGCCATGGTGCCTGCGATGATGGGGTAGCCCGTGAAGTGCAGACTGTAACTGCTGAAATGCTTAAGGGCCAGGTTCTTGACGCTTACGTAGGCGTCCATGGTACCGATGTCGTTGAGGGCGCCCTTGTACTTGACGGACACGGAGCCTCCTTCGGGGAAGGCGGCGCTCACGTTCACGTTGCAGGGTTTGTCGAAGTTGATGTTGGAACCGCTTACCGTGATGGCGGAGACTTTGTAGTTGAAAGGTTTGGAAAGGGTGTAGTCGTTGGCGGTGACGGTGGTGTTCTGCACCAGGAGTTTTGTGACGATGGCGTCCAGCTTTTTGGCGGGTTCGACCTTGGCATTTGCACTGGCTGAGTCCGTCGCAGCATCAGGTGCGGGTGCTACCAGGGAATCCAGCGGAACCGCATTGGAATCGGTGGCTACGGTGTCCGCCTTGGCTTTGCCCTTGGGGGTGAGCAGCACGTCGATGTTGGTCTTTCCGCCCTTGTACAGGTCCAGGTGGGCGAATGCTCTGTCTACCACGACGGAGTCGATGCGGAACTTGAACTTTTCCAGGTTGGCTTCGGCAATGCCTACGCCCACATGGCCCGCCCCGATGGTCTTGTCGTTGGTCTCTGTGATCACCACGCTATCCACGCTGACAATGCCCTTCACGTTGGAGGCGAGAATGCTGTTCAGGTTGCCCTGGATGTCCATGTCTGCGGAGAGGTTGCCCTTGAAGTCCTTGATGTTCACGAAGTCGTTCAGGTAGGGTTTGCCTGCAGCCAATGCGAAGTCCTTGAGACCCACGTTCACGTTGAAGTCGTTGGTGGCCGCATTGACGGTCACCTTCACGTTCAGGTCGCCGCCGTCGGCGAATTTGAGGCTCACGCCCACGTCGGTCTGCTTGTTGCTCAGGTAAACTGCGGGTATGGCCACTCCAAAGTCCTTGATGTGGATCTTGGAACCCACCTTGGCGTCTTCGTAGATGATGTTGCCGTTCTCGAAGACGATGTTCTTGACGGAAATGCTCACGGGGAGTCCGTCGGCGATTTCGGCCGCGTTGATCATGCCGGTGGAATCGGCGGCGGTAGTGTCGGCGGGTTCGGCAGCGGTGGAGTCAGACTGGGAGAGAAAATCCAGAATGTCGCTGAAGTTGAAACGGTCGCCGCTCTGGACCACGTGCACGTAGAGGCCCTTCATGTAGATTTCGCCTACGCTGGCCGTTCCGGTAACGATTCTCGTGGGGTTCAGGTTGATGCGGAACTTTTC
This portion of the Fibrobacter sp. genome encodes:
- a CDS encoding DUF748 domain-containing protein, which encodes MKKSVKIILIVVAALFVLVFAALKLAPGFVKDYIVAHSEEYIGRKVNIESVSLSPLTWTVNVDNFALLERDGKTPFVSFEKFRINLNPTRIVTGTASVGEIYMKGLYVHVVQSGDRFNFSDILDFLSQSDSTAAEPADTTAADSTGMINAAEIADGLPVSISVKNIVFENGNIIYEDAKVGSKIHIKDFGVAIPAVYLSNKQTDVGVSLKFADGGDLNVKVTVNAATNDFNVNVGLKDFALAAGKPYLNDFVNIKDFKGNLSADMDIQGNLNSILASNVKGIVSVDSVVITETNDKTIGAGHVGVGIAEANLEKFKFRIDSVVVDRAFAHLDLYKGGKTNIDVLLTPKGKAKADTVATDSNAVPLDSLVAPAPDAATDSASANAKVEPAKKLDAIVTKLLVQNTTVTANDYTLSKPFNYKVSAITVSGSNINFDKPCNVNVSAAFPEGGSVSVKYKGALNDIGTMDAYVSVKNLALKHFSSYSLHFTGYPIIAGTMAFASDNKMNNFNVDSKNTIDIYNIDVGDKDDSVDPEYPVPMKVGLYVLKDKDDKIQFDVPVKGNVKDPEFSYLKIVWDTVTKLLIKVALSPIKIVGNVANTGASAVGLNLGKDDEILIDVSSGTFTSEQFAKASKMTEALAKDKNLTLTYTQYYNPAKISKEHKAHKLKTEYYKQKEGKASLNEIDEKAALAIKDSDAGFKAYAKEHDAEFDSKAMQQDLANLAEKRNQELLNVLKQQKGVTAKNLKVQTAKGLNSYRGKPMYKVTVDVK